Within the Nicotiana tabacum cultivar K326 chromosome 11, ASM71507v2, whole genome shotgun sequence genome, the region AATGTCCAAACCCCTACTCAGTTTACCCAATACATATGCAGATGAGTAAGCACATACTCCCAGTGGCGAATCCATATTGATTGACCACCTTCATCGAAAAATTGCATtatgtatataggtaaaatattatattttataggtatataacatatattgaacatccTTTGTCAAAAATTCCTcacttcttttaaatttaaaCACCCTTAGGGAAATTCCTAGTTTCGCTACTGCATACTCCTTCCGTTCACTTTTGCTTAGcatatatactaaatagattttcatttttacttgtcactttacgcatatcaagagaaaacaaaaaaaaattctattaTACTCACAATATTTATTAcctatttcaaatcattttctcaaatccaataaaatatgcatcaattaatatgggtatcataaTAAATTATGTACTTAATTTATTACGTTTTTTAAGGAGCGTTAAAAACCAAAGTAAAaataaacggagggagtactagaTTAAATAGTCAAAATACGCTCAAATTGATCAGGACACCCTTATTAAAAGATCCTCTTTCTTTCCAGCCGTCTTCTTATCCCTTTATCTCCCtccaaccaaaaaaaagaaaaatgttgcTCGTAGAAAAAGCCAAAACAGAATGAATAGCAAACCTTTATGTTCCaaaattttgaaatgaattgcttgaataacaacaataatataccccgtgtaatcccacaaatggggtctggggagagtaatgtacaggcagaccttacccctatcatGAAGGTAACATCGCTCGAATAAGATGTTAGAAATTATGGACATTTTCTTTTGGCGCAATATGAAAACAGGAAAGGAATGAAGTAAGAATATGAAATTACAAGTTCGAATGTAATACATGAGGCGAAATAATGTCAAATCCCAAGTCTGTAAGCATGGAAGTCTTGCAAAGATCATCCATTTTTCTCTTATTCACATTAACAAACCACTATAAAGTTACAGCAAAGAGCCCGAGAACTAGAGAGTAAACGACAATCTCAAAGTGGAATCCTTCCTAAGCCCAGGAGACCATGCAGCAGCGTCAAGTTGACAAGACTTACTAGTTCACAAGCTTCACAAACTTACCAGTTCCAGCACACGGATCGAACTAGATGATACAACACAAGTTATTGTTCATAGCATGACCCTGGGCCCAATGGAGGACGTCGAGCATAAAAATTGGTAACTGGAGCAGCTGGAACCCCACGCCTCGTCAAGAGGCATCGAAAGTACTCCAACCTTTGCAATGCAGCCGAAGTAGTATTTGTTGAAGATGTTGCCTCCTTGTCGCTCCACAACCGTTCTAGATGGTAAACAAAAAGCAATATCAAAAGCAAGATTGAAATTTCTTCTGGAGAAAGAACACCAAATATATGACAGCAAAATACTAAGTGGAAGACCAGTGTCAAGCAATGCGTGAGCACTATTTCCTGGCCGGTCTTGTGAAGCGAAGATGTAAATaccaaaatgaaaaagaaaaaaaaggtcttGGTTTCAGAAAAAGAAGTCGTCATGCTTCTGCCACTTTGACCAAATGCTCCTTTAAGGAACGCCATCATAACTAAGGTTGTAGAACAAGATATATTCGTGATATGTAGCATAGTTGAACTACAATAAGTTTCGTGTAATCCAACATATCCAAGAGAATACCTGCTACAGCTGCAGCCCGTGGCCATATGGTTTGTTGAACATCTGAAGCATCTGCAGTTTCACCCCACATGCACGCTTCACCTCCAAGTAGAAGTTTTTGCTCGGAAATACTCTTTATTCCTTCCAGCGGCTCCGTGTAATAAACTTTATCCCAAGGGACATCTAAGTGGTCCAGATACCAAAACCCCTGATTGCTATAAATGCATCTAAAACCTTTTGCAACTGCCTCTTGACAAACACCACCACGTAACCTACATTAACAAGATATTCAGATGGTTGCATATTAACCAAAAAAGCCTCATCTTATAACCAGTAGATTGATCCTCACCAGTTATGCACCACAGTCTGCGGGTTAAGTTTAGACGGAAACGTATTGAAGGTTTCTTCCCTACAATAACAAATTCACACACCATGTCATacattagaagaaaaaaaaacaaatggctGTCTTAAACCCGAAATAAATGCTCgtgattttttttgaattaaacaAACACTTCTCTAGAAAACATACTTTTAGTAAGCATTATAAAACAGAAAGCGTCACATCGGTCTCTCTTTACTTATTGTCATCTCCTAATAAATCTAAAGTACAAGAAACTAAATAAAGGGCCCGACATGTCCTTCAATTAATGTATTTGCAACACATATTTTCAACTCTAATTTTAATACCTTTGCCAAGTTACACAAAGGAGATAACCCACAGGACTGTATCTTACTTCACTAAGTTCAATGGAACCACAGTCCAGCAATATCTTCACACTGATTTTATTGTGGCTAATTTTTTTAACCATTATTTAGTTTATCTTCATCATTCCTTTTGTAAGTTGCAACTGATAATGAAGAAAAACATGAATTTACAAGTATAACAGGGCCCTTTCTTTGTGATAGAGGAGAGCATTTATAAGCGAAGTTACCAGTTAACAGGTGTCCAGTTATGTGATATAGCTATTTCTTGAGCTCTGAGTACAAAATACTCATACGCATCCTTCGAAGTCATATTATGATCTTGAAGCCTGCAAACAGAATGAGGGTATGAACAGCACTGCAGAGAAAAAATCAAGATAGTTTACATAATTAAAGAGATGCCACTGGGCATGTTGTCAACAAAGGAAGAAGTCATCTAAATCTAAAACACAAAATACCATAATAAAAACGGTGAATAGTTACTCCAACAGCCTTTTATTGGTATAAAAACGGATGACATTTCAACTACAGCTTGGTCTCCATACATAATATAAATGTGTGAAACATAAGATGCATATTTGTAAACATAGGAGTCCCTATAATCACTCGAGATTTTCAGCTTCCTGATATAAGTCCACGACTGAAACACTAAGTTCATCATTTTTTGGAACTTCAGAAAGGACATAATAAGAAGAGAGAGATTACCATTGCTTGATGTGTGGCGTAGTTGTCCAACAAGCTGCAACAAAATAACAGCTTTCAATACTTCTATTTAATCATTTCTCCCATCCTTTTCTGGGAGAGCTGGAACGGAGTGGGCAGTTGGTCATGACATCCAACCACAAAAACATTCCAATAAACAAAAATTCTTTTCATGTGTGTGAGTGCATGCATGGCGAGAAAGATATGCATATAGTGAGAGTTCTTTTTAAACAAGAGAAAATGGACAAAAGCCACCGTCAAAAGAAAAGTGGTCAAACGATGTTAATATCTTTTCTTCTTAACAACTAATATAAAGCATATCACCACCAAATGTTTGATAGCAGCctaaaagaaagggaaaaaaaatatttgcaGTGCTAATGAAAGAAGAAATCCTAAGTTATCAGTCTTATGGATGATCCGCAAAAAAGAAGTTCCGGAAACACAAATTACAACATGATACAGCACTGAAAGTTCTGGGACTCTCAAATGAAGGATAGGCTGCCACTACATGCCCATGAGTGGCTATCACTATGTACTTGCAGCATCTAAATTCTATTCTAGAGgtctcttcttcttttgcttcccCACTGTTGGGAGATGTGTGACcacctcatctaaaagcttaagcttTTAGAGAGAGCACGCTTTTGTTTACTTAACTATATCTTCAGTATGCCTCCGCATGTGCGCACCTAATTCTTTTTCATGGGCCAAAGCacgtgaaaattatttttaataatacatGGCGGTGAGACTCAAACCTAATGCTCTAGTACCAAGCTGAAAGGTGTGACATGTCTTCAATACCCACAAATAGAAAGAAAGTAGAAAAACAGCACTGTTGTCTAGTTCATGCTTTCTACATAATTTCTTTATCCAAGAGAAGAGGCATAGTAGTTTAACCCTTACGAAGAATTTCAGTATACTTCTAGACCAATGATTCCTTAATCTTCACAATTTTGACTCTGACGAAATGAGTTATCTTGACTTGACATTTGTGGATATGCAGATAATCGTTTTCTATTCCTTTTGCTCAAAAGAAATTAGCTAAAATTAGTAAAGCAGCAAAACAAGGAAATTTCTGCAAATATATCGAAAGAATACTAACTTGTGTTGACCTCATCACCACCTAAGTGGAAGAACTCAAATGGAAAAATCTTCCTCATGTctgcaaaaaaatataaaacaaaaaataaaaaaaataaaaaaattggtaATCTAACATCCACAGCGACAAGGCAGAGAAAAACTAATGGTTCTTCATGCACAACAACTTTGAGTTagatggtgttttgatgattaactGAAAAACTCCTAATATTGAAGACAAAAACTGAGTATACTGACACCATAGACATACTAAAAATGCGTGTAATAAAGGAAAATTTTaaactttatttatttaagaaaaaaagcCAACAGAAGGGGATAGAATAGAGATCACAAATaaaccaaaaaggaaaaagaagagacATGAAACTCAGAGAAAACCACATAGAGAAAACTGCTTCATCAACAATATAAAAATCATGCTGATCTTTTACGTGTTTCTAGCTAGTAAGGTGGGTATAGAGACAGAAGTTCACAAGCTGGTCCATAAATGAATATAAACATATAACAAATGCTACATAAGAATTAACATTTAAGGGAACAACAGAGAATTATAACTTCAGCTGTAAATTTGTTTTAAGTCCTAACAAAGCATGAGATAATACTAGAATAAGAAAACATCATGTATAGGATTTTATCTCACACGAGTCCAGCAGAAATCAGAACCAGATTATGCAATTATTACTCACTTTTATTCAAGAAATTGTATGTCATGTAAAAGTTTCGGACAACGAAAGGGGTGCCACAAAACTGAAAAGGAAATTGACCTTCATTTTCAAGTTTTTGCGAAGTGTGATAAGTCCTGataaagtttttttttcaagCGTGTAAGCTGTAATCATGAAATCCATCAGCTAGCTGCTCCAAATAGCCATGTTTTACTACGAGATTCGGATCCACGTACAACTGTGTGAAACATTTTGACGGATAAGAATAGAGGGTGCTAACAAATAAAATATTCCAGGATACAAGGTACATAGCGAGAGAGATAGAGATGTCATACAGAAAGGAAGAAAGACAAGGAAAGAAATGAGAAAGGCGACAAAGAGAAAAGGATAAGAGATAGAGAAGACACAGGCGGAAAGAAAGAGAAAGGGAATGAGACCAAAGAATAAGAGAGTAGACACAAGCGGGGGGAGAGAGAATGAGAGAGGGGAAAAGAAAGGAGAAGAGGGCAAGAAGCAGGGGTTAAAGAGAGAAGATAATGTGATACTCAAATCAATTCATCATGTGTCCTACAATTGTCCCAGACAAAGTACACGAGGCCCTATCTTCAAAGTCTAAAGTTAAGATAAGATTATCTCTAACTAATAAATAGGCTCTAATCGCCAAAGAAAAGATAATGATAAATCCAATCAAATATCAGTACATAGGGAAAATATACCCTTCATAGCTACATCAAATAGGGGAAGATATGCAATTACATAATTCCAGAAAAAATGGGAGAATTCTTCAAGAGAAACCTTCTGAACTAACCTGCCAGGATGCCAGCAATGACATCAAAAGTGTAGTTTTTTGAGACATCTAGTGGCTCTTTACAAGATGGAGAAGGCCAAAGATCAGGGTACCCTGCACCCCTGCATAGTGAATAAAACCAAATTGAGACATGAAATAAATTTATAACACAACTAAAGGGACTGATGACCTAACTTAAATTTTACATCTTTTTTGGCAAAACATTATTACCACCAAAAATGTCCTGGCAAAACTAACAAGACAAAGCTCATCTGGAATATTCTCCATGGACCACTCTGTCAATATGCTTTCATGTATGTTTATCAACCAAGTTCTTTTAGTGGTTTTAAGCTTCTTAGTTAGGCGGGAGGACTGGGATTCAAAAGAATTAGGCGAAGTGTTTATTCCCTGGTATCTCTGTTCTGCTTAGAGGTACAACTACTTTCCCCATGCAAATATCAAATTCTTCTACATTTCTTTCTGTCTTTTCTCTTTACTTTCGTTTAACATTTCACTTTCACAAAAGGCAGGACACCTTCCTTTATTTCAGAAATCATAGTTTGACTGTTGGAATGGTGAACAAATATGACTGATCTGAAAAGTAAAGAGCTCAATACACAGGAAAAGCTATTCCACTTGTCACCTCAATAATACATCTCTCAATGTTTTTGTGCTTTTTGCCTAAGCACTGATATCTTTATGCAATACCAAGAAAAACCATACTGGCCGACTTAGTTTAAAACCTGAAGGAGATTTAGTCAGATAAGAGTTAAAGAGCAATTAAGGCAAACCGGCAGCAATTCAAAATTTCAAAGATCCATAGTTTGCTAATAAAAGCTCGATAGACCCAATAGTACGAGGGAAACACCAATTCTCTAAAGCACTTACCATGATTCAGCATGACCTGGAACATCGACTTCTGCCATAACATTGATACCTGTGCAGGTAATATTGCAGTTTAGAAAAGGACAAAATACATTCTATTTACTTATCAAGAAAAGTGCAGCCGCATTGCATTAACCAACAATCAAAAAGCTTTTAAAGATGAGGTAATGAAACATTTGCATAGACTTCGAAGATGTCACATACCTCTCATCTTAGCAAAGCTTCAATGTGATAAGACATCATGAAGACAAGAAACAAGGAGAACTCTGTCAGCATCAGTTTCTAATTTAGGAACATCTGACGAGAAGCAAAAACAGAACAaacaaataataacataacaGATTATCATAGTTCTAGGAACAAAGAATTGTTTCAATTTTTCCTGGAAGCTTTAACAATACCCAGAAACAATTTGAATAAGAGCATATGTATTAAAATTACATAATCAATGTCGCCAGCACTTATTCCTCGCACTCTCCACCCTCTCTCTGCCgccctttccttttcttttcggCGGGTGGAAGGTTGCTAAAGTTTCTGTCTGATTCAGATTTGAAATGTTACATTAATCCATCGGTAGTTTATGGAGTAAACTTCTCTCATTGGCCTCCAGATTACAAGTAATAGGCCAGAGCGCCCTTTATGCTATGGCTCTTCTGGGATGGTATGAGAAACAACCTTTTTTTGACCGTCTTTAAATGAAAGGATAAGCTTGCAACTTTAAGTTCATAGTACTCATTCAATTCAACATCAGATGGCTCTCTAAGAAATTTTCCCAACTAATTGGATAGCTTTAACCTATACTCTAGATGGTACAAAATGATCCTTTTGATGTGTTGAACTAGATCTCAATATAAGCTTTTTGACTAAAGTTAAGCGTTAGATTTAATAGTACTCCAATATTTGGTTTGGCTAAAATGACATGTAATGCGAATAACCAAAAGGGACGACTCCAGACCTTTCTAATCATTCGGCAAGAGAGGATCAAGCAAATACAATGTGGATCAATTCACCAACCccataacccccccccccccccacaacccAACTACCAAATCCTGATCAAACTAGAATTTGGATCCAGTGTGATATAAGTACTTCACAAAATTGACCTCTCTAAAGCCATATGAACAATTGTCTAGGATACTATATTTGGCTTACTAACAGCCACTTGAGATGAAGATTTTAGCACCTCCAGTTACCAccctttcattttttttccttttcttgtatAAGAAATATGGAATAAATGCTCATGCCTTTGTCCAAAACAtataggaaataaaagaaaaaatcactTCCTGTGCTCAAGGTTATTGAAGAAGTTTTGGGGGAAGATCCTTCATACCAAAAAGACTGTAAATTAGCTAAGCCGGGGGGAAATTCTTACTCAACAATTTCATAAGCATCCTCAACAGTGTAGCGTTCCCACTTTGTATATGACCCTTTCCACAAGTTTGGATATGAAGGCACTTCTAGAGGAAACGACTCTTCATCTATGATGTGCCAATGAAGAACATTCTACTGATTCCAATCAGCAATATCAGAAAAGCAGAACCACCCAATTCAAAACTGGGTCAGAAAATAGGATTCAACAACTTACAAGTTTAGTGTAGGACATGGATTCAATAATTTGCTTGATAATTTCAATTGGCAAATAGTGCCTTGACGTATCTGCAAAACAATTCAGCAATACAACAAGTAGATCAGTTAGTGTATCTACAAAAGGCAATGTCCATATGTTTTGACTCATTCTCAGAAGTATGACGAGTTACATATTACATGACCACCAAGTCAAGAATCAAATGGATCAGTTTAAAGCATGATACCTAGCAGAAGCCCCCGATATGCAAATCTTGGCTTGTCTTGAATAAACCATGGAGCCTTGTGAATTTGCACGGTTTTAACCCCATAATCAAAAATACATAACTGACTCATTGTCTGCAGAAAAGGGTTTGAGTAAACTTTTTGTTATCAGGGAGCATATGAAACCaagagtcataaataaaccaTGTTCATTCAACATACGTACCTCAAGTCCTCTTAGCGCACCATAAATAGAATTTGCCTGCAGTTTTGAC harbors:
- the LOC107820274 gene encoding beta-hexosaminidase 1 gives rise to the protein MSSNSQFLLKTLFLLFIFPLVNARSIKSTLHKTTELDESLTYLWPLPSQFTFGNDTLTVDPNLSIVFTGNVGGSVIVKEAFERYKKIIFKHGSKSGDFFDVTQLTVIVHSDNDELQLGVDESYSLLVTKSNEHSIIGEVSIEANSIYGALRGLETMSQLCIFDYGVKTVQIHKAPWFIQDKPRFAYRGLLLDTSRHYLPIEIIKQIIESMSYTKLNVLHWHIIDEESFPLEVPSYPNLWKGSYTKWERYTVEDAYEIVDFAKMRGINVMAEVDVPGHAESWGAGYPDLWPSPSCKEPLDVSKNYTFDVIAGILADMRKIFPFEFFHLGGDEVNTTCWTTTPHIKQWLQDHNMTSKDAYEYFVLRAQEIAISHNWTPVNWEETFNTFPSKLNPQTVVHNWLRGGVCQEAVAKGFRCIYSNQGFWYLDHLDVPWDKVYYTEPLEGIKSISEQKLLLGGEACMWGETADASDVQQTIWPRAAAVAERLWSDKEATSSTNTTSAALQRLEYFRCLLTRRGVPAAPVTNFYARRPPLGPGSCYEQ